The following coding sequences are from one Brienomyrus brachyistius isolate T26 chromosome 15, BBRACH_0.4, whole genome shotgun sequence window:
- the LOC125708873 gene encoding eukaryotic initiation factor 4A-II, producing the protein MSSGSADYNSSRDRDHGGPEGMEPDGVIESNWNEITDNFDDMNLKETLLRGIYAYGFEKPSAIQQRAIIPCIKGYDVIAQAQSGTGKTATFAISILQQLEIDQKETQALVLAPTRELAQQIQKVILALGDYMGATCHACIGGTNVRNEMQKLQAEAPHIVVGTPGRVFDMLNRRYLSPKWIKMFVLDEADEMLSRGFKDQIYEIFQKLSTNIQVVLLSATMPADVLEVTKKFMRDPVRILVKKEELTLEGIKQFYINVEREEWKLDTLCDLYETLTITQAVIFLNTRRKVDWLTEKMHARDFTVSALHGDMDQKERDVIMREFRSGSSRVLITTDLLARGIDVQQVSLVINYDLPTNRENYIHRIGRGGRFGRKGVAINFVTEEDKRILRDIETFYNTTVEEMPMNVADLI; encoded by the exons ATGTCAAGCGGTTCTGCGGATTATAACAG CTCCAGAGACAGAGACCATGGGGGCCCAGAGGGAATGGAACCTGATGGTGTCATTGAG AGCAACTGGAATGAGATTACGGACAATTTTGATGACATGAACCTCAAGGAGACCCTCCTTCGGGGTATTTATGCTTATGGTTTTGAGAAGCCATCAGCCATTCAGCAGCGAGCCATTATTCCTTGTATTAAAG GTTATGATGTCATTGCTCAAGCCCAGTCAGGAACTGGCAAGACAGCTACATTTGCCATTTCAATCCTTCAGCAACTGGAGATAGACCAGAAGGAGACCCAGGCTCTGGTTCTGGCTCCCACCAGAGAGTTGGCCCAACAG ATTCAGAAAGTGATTCTGGCTTTGGGTGACTACATGGGTGCCACCTGCCATGCTTGCATCGGGGGCACCAATGTCCGAAATGAGATGCAGAAACTGCAGGCAGAGGCTCCTCACATAGTAGTCGGAACCCCTGGTCGAGTCTTTGATATGCTCAACAGGCGGTATTTGT CTCCCAAATGGATCAAGATGTTTGTCTTGGATGAAGCTGATGAAATGTTGAGCCGGGGATTCAAGGATCAAATATATGAAATCTTCCAAAAATTAAGCACAAATATACAA GTTGTGCTGCTCTCGGCGACAATGCCAGCTGATGTGTTGGAGGTGACCAAAAAATTCATGCGAGACCCAGTTCGTATCTTGGTGAAAAAGGAGGAACTTACCTTGGAGGGTATTAAGCAATTCTACATCAATGTAGAGCGTGAG GAATGGAAGTTGGACACACTTTGTGACCTGTACGAGACACTCACAATCACTCAGGCTGTCATATTTTTGAACACAAGAAGAAAGGTTGACTGGTTAACTGAGAAAATGCATGCGAGGGACTTCACAGTCTCTGCCTTG CATGGAGACATGGACCAGAAGGAAAGAGATGTGATCATGCGCGAGTTCCGATCTGGATCTAGCAGAGTTTTGATCACTACAGATTTGCTG GCTCGAGGCATTGATGTACAGCAAGTTTCTTTAGTCATTAATTATGATCTACCCACAAATCGGGAAAACTACATCCACAG GATTGGTCGAGGTGGTCGTTTTGGCAGGAAAGGAGTCGCTATTAACTTTGTTACTGAAGAAGACAAGAGGATTCTTCGGGATATCGAGACTTTTTACAATACTACTGTTGAGGAGATGCCTATGAACGTGGCTGATCTGATTTAA
- the kng1 gene encoding kininogen-1 — protein MLRLKLLCGMFLLLWAPVRAGEPIQAFCDDKDVESAVDVALVEHNKNLQLGNQFALYQIVSAKKEGNESGTVFSVDFQARESDCPVGGDKTWKDCNYLPIQTPSLCEAKVYRSNNEGNQEVLLIMCVARAEESIDAKYMPCLGCPEVINTASEDLKEPLAYSVAKFNMGNNSTHHFVLNEVRSATRQVVAGFRYDLQFDMAKSNCSKTDFSELTDECHRNKEDREFSHCNSTVYVAPWRREEPETHINCAPGLHANIFLKRRPPGWSPLRKVPSMELVAPPCTAPAPGPSKNATEDSSEESQERATPTNCKPVPPSESISTFNCPSKPWKSYVPAVVPPETSPEPSPEDGDLTDIDLL, from the exons ATGTTAAGGTTGAAGCTACTTTGTGGAATGTTTCTACTGCTTTGGGCTCCAGTACGAGCAGGAGAGCCGATACAAGCTTTTTGTGATGACAAAGATGTGGAGAGCGCTGTGGATGTGGCCCTAGTAGAGCATAATAAGAACCTTCAACTTGGCAATCAGTTTGCTCTTTACCAAATTGTGTCAGCCAAAAAA GAAGGGAATGAGTCAGGAACTGTCTTCTCTGTGGATTTTCAAGCGAGGGAATCTGACTGTCCAGTTGGGGGAGACAAAACGTGGAAAGACTGCAACTACCTACCCATACAG ACACCAAGCCTGTGTGAAGCAAAAGTCTACAGGAGTAACAATGAGGGAAACCAAGAGGTGCTTTTAATTATGTGTGTTGCTAGAG CTGAAGAGTCAATTGATGCCAAATACATGCCCTGTCTGGGTTGCCCTGAAGTCATCAATACAGCAAGTGAGGATCTGAAGGAGCCACTGGCATATTCAGTGGCAAAATTTAACATGGGCAACAACTCCACACATCATTTTGTGCTAAACGAAGTCCGCTCTGCAACACGGCAG GTGGTTGCTGGATTTAGGTATGACCTTCAGTTTGACATGGCCAAAAGCAATTGCTCAAAAACTGACTTCAGTGAGTTGACAGATGAGTGTCACCGAAATAAAGAAGACAGG GAATTTTCTCACTGCAATTCCACTGTGTATGTTGCCCCTTGGCGACGTGAGGAGCCAGAAACTCATATTAACTGTGCACCTGGTCTTCATGCG AATATCTTTTTAAAGAGGAGACCACCAGGCTGGTCGCCTTTAAGAAAAGTTCCCAGCATGGAACTTGTGGCACCACCATGCACAGCCCCAGCACCAGGTCCAAGTAAAAATGCCACAGAAGACTCTTCAGAAGAATCTCAGGAACGTGCCACGCCCACAAACTGCAAACCAGTCCCACCATCCGAGTCCATAAGTACATTCAATTGTCCATCAAAACCTTGGAAGAGTTATGTTCCTGCTGTTGTTCCTCCGGAGACCAGTCCTGAGCCTTCCCCTGAAGATGGAGACCTCACTGATATAGACTTGTTGTAA
- the LOC125708880 gene encoding lysosome-associated membrane glycoprotein 3, which yields MTNSIPKIKQDEATLMCILLLFVTGSWSVTLIAPSEAVSETVLVNSTLNQLSSPKKPVLLPKESIPPTGDYSLRDHKGNVCIKAILGAEYIVTQGKTNLHFNLDPKSTIATGFCGDNTALLSLSFDGGSIEFNFVKKGKMSYVSILRASLTASRNCTDCTRETFTGALINMKLFLSENGRSYKCYSEDTLTMANNLNIKIMNMKIQGFQISSGKFGKENECWPDYVKRMVPVILGGTGVGLCLIGILSWLLVRERRTQGYQRI from the exons ATGACTAATTCCATACCTAAGATCAAGCAGGATGAAGCAACACTTATGTGCATTCTGCTTTTGTTCG TTACAGGAAGCTGGTCTGTAACACTCATAGCCCCCAGTGAGGCTGTAAGCGAAACTGTGCTCGTGAACAGCACCTTAAATCAGCTGAGCTCGCCAAAGAAGCCGGTTCTCCTTCCTAAGGAATCCATTCCTCCAACTGGAGACTACAGCCTGCGTGACCACAAGGGCAATGTGTGCATCAAGGCAATTCTGGGAGCAGAGTACATCGTTACTCAAGGGAAG acaaATTTACATTTCAACCTTGACCCAAAGTCCACGATAGCCACAGGATTCTGTGGAGACAATACTGCTCTTTTGTCTCTGAGTTTTGATGGTGGGAGTATCGAGTTTAACTTTGTTAAG AAAGGGAAAATGTCATACGTGTCTATATTAAGAGCCAGTTTGACAGCATCTCGTAACTGCACGGATTGCACGA GAGAAACATTTACAGGCGCCCTCATCAATATGAAACTGTTTCTAAGCGAAAATGGACGCAGCTATAAGTGCTACAGCGAAGACACTCTTACGATGGCTAACAAcctaaacattaaaataatgaatatgaaaaTTCAGGGATTTCAAATAAGCAGTGGAAAATTCGGAAAAG AGAACGAATGTTGGCCGGATTATGTGAAAAGGATGGTGCCCGTCATCCTGGGAGGCACCGGCGTGGGCCTCTGCCTTATCGGCATCCTCTCGTGGCTACTCGTACGAGAACGCCGAACCCAGGGCTACCAAAGAATATAA